The Lewinellaceae bacterium genome has a window encoding:
- a CDS encoding transcriptional regulator produces MDYKEGKALFVERWGVLGTEWGISRTMGQIHAILLISAKPLCTEDLMQELSISRGNASMNLKTLLDWEIIYKTHLTGDRKEYYLAEKDIWIVLKQIIRQRKRKELDPMVDILQEVAQVQGVCEKSSEFCRMVQELRQFSQKADVVLDNLIESDPNWLSKTFFKLIR; encoded by the coding sequence ATGGATTATAAGGAAGGTAAGGCATTGTTTGTGGAGCGGTGGGGAGTGCTTGGTACCGAGTGGGGTATCAGCCGGACCATGGGCCAAATTCACGCCATACTCCTTATCTCCGCCAAACCATTGTGTACCGAGGATCTGATGCAGGAATTGTCGATCTCACGCGGCAATGCCAGCATGAATCTTAAGACCTTGCTGGATTGGGAGATCATCTATAAGACCCATCTCACCGGAGACCGGAAGGAATATTATCTCGCAGAAAAAGATATCTGGATCGTCCTCAAGCAAATCATTCGCCAACGAAAACGTAAAGAACTGGACCCGATGGTGGATATCCTTCAGGAGGTAGCCCAGGTACAGGGGGTGTGTGAGAAAAGCTCCGAATTTTGCCGTATGGTACAGGAATTGAGGCAGTTTTCCCAAAAAGCCGATGTTGTATTGGATAACCTGATCGAATCCGATCCGAACTGGCTGAGTAAAACGTTCTTCAAATTGATCCGCTAA
- a CDS encoding peptidylprolyl isomerase, giving the protein MIVFRNAGILILGILFLTQCVPAVKQEQVELGLEVDYQLSDTTVMHLADWQQSGQVQFIYPYLHDVNATYRYAAALDLGSMAGQYQTDSLAPLLADPSPVVRAQAAYSLGLSGDDGVAASLVEAFQQYDSTGQFYLANRAILEAIGRVGDSSLLEPISTVATYKPTDTLLLEGQTRAIYQYMLRSIPEPAGTATMVKYATSALYPYSVRLLAAHYLGRANPIDLSVYSSELLEALATETNAYLRMPLLLAAGKSKSPEALAALKKAVAQEPDFRLRCNAIRALGNFSFNQAQDVIVHQLNDANESIALTAAQWISDHADENDRTMLSNLAYGDYRDLVKAKIIGAALRHIPYPYGIARSNRASILTQMINKESNTTIKGLMIKELSYDLKSYRELLKWADDLEAPVRTAALEGIVAMLKDNHYNSAFGGGESVKKELISALITAANRRDPAAIQLAADALVDPKTKNLWTTNEVSQMETLFASLDIDFDHDAYNALGGNLAKRQNKAYKAEPIQNYAEIQWNLLSQYENAQVVVQTVRGNFAIRFFPAAAPATVSRIIELIIQGFYDGKVFHRVVPNFVVQTGCPRGDGYGSLPVFLHSELAPLQYNQEGLVGMASSGKDTESSQFFVTLSPTPHLDGKYTIFAKVISGMDVVQSILPGDRIEKISLQ; this is encoded by the coding sequence ATCTGGCTGACTGGCAACAATCCGGCCAGGTCCAGTTCATCTATCCCTACCTGCATGATGTCAATGCCACCTACCGTTATGCGGCCGCACTGGATCTCGGATCCATGGCTGGTCAATACCAAACCGATTCACTGGCACCGCTGCTTGCCGACCCTTCACCCGTGGTACGGGCACAAGCTGCTTATAGCCTGGGGCTGAGTGGTGACGATGGGGTTGCCGCCTCACTGGTGGAAGCATTCCAGCAGTACGATTCGACCGGACAGTTTTATCTGGCTAACCGGGCCATTCTCGAAGCAATCGGCCGGGTTGGTGATTCCTCGCTGCTTGAGCCCATCAGTACGGTGGCAACCTACAAGCCGACCGACACCCTATTGCTGGAAGGCCAGACACGGGCGATTTATCAGTACATGTTGCGTAGTATTCCCGAGCCGGCAGGAACAGCTACCATGGTTAAATATGCAACCAGCGCGCTTTATCCCTATTCGGTTAGGCTCCTGGCAGCCCATTATCTGGGGCGGGCCAATCCGATTGACCTGTCCGTCTATTCTTCGGAATTGCTGGAAGCCCTGGCTACCGAAACGAATGCCTATTTGAGGATGCCCCTCCTGCTGGCGGCGGGTAAGTCCAAATCTCCAGAGGCTCTGGCAGCATTGAAGAAAGCGGTTGCTCAGGAACCGGACTTCCGTTTGCGGTGCAATGCCATTCGGGCACTGGGTAATTTTTCCTTTAATCAGGCCCAGGATGTCATCGTGCATCAGTTGAATGATGCCAATGAGAGCATCGCTCTGACAGCTGCCCAATGGATCAGTGATCATGCTGATGAAAACGACCGGACCATGCTTTCCAACCTGGCCTATGGCGACTACCGTGACCTGGTAAAAGCGAAAATCATCGGTGCTGCCTTACGGCACATCCCCTATCCCTATGGTATCGCCAGAAGCAACCGGGCTTCGATCCTCACCCAAATGATCAACAAAGAGAGCAACACGACCATCAAAGGGCTGATGATCAAGGAATTGTCCTATGATCTGAAATCCTACCGTGAACTGCTTAAATGGGCTGATGACCTGGAAGCTCCGGTGCGCACTGCAGCCCTGGAAGGGATCGTGGCCATGCTCAAGGACAATCATTACAATTCTGCATTCGGTGGTGGAGAATCGGTCAAAAAAGAACTGATCTCAGCACTGATCACGGCTGCGAACCGCAGAGACCCGGCTGCCATTCAGCTGGCTGCGGATGCCCTGGTGGATCCCAAGACCAAAAACCTCTGGACAACCAATGAAGTCAGCCAGATGGAGACCCTGTTTGCATCCCTGGATATAGACTTTGATCACGATGCCTACAATGCTTTGGGTGGAAACCTGGCCAAGAGGCAGAACAAAGCCTACAAGGCTGAACCCATCCAGAATTATGCAGAGATTCAGTGGAACCTGCTGTCACAGTATGAGAATGCTCAGGTGGTGGTGCAAACGGTGCGCGGAAACTTTGCCATACGTTTTTTCCCCGCAGCTGCTCCCGCCACCGTGAGCCGGATCATTGAGCTGATCATTCAGGGATTTTACGATGGGAAGGTATTTCACCGGGTGGTACCCAATTTTGTGGTACAAACCGGCTGCCCCCGCGGGGATGGTTATGGTTCATTGCCTGTGTTCCTGCATAGCGAGCTGGCGCCTTTGCAATACAACCAGGAAGGTCTGGTTGGGATGGCCTCCAGCGGAAAAGATACCGAATCCAGCCAATTCTTTGTGACCTTGTCTCCCACGCCGCACCTGGACGGAAAATATACTATTTTTGCGAAGGTCATTTCCGGTATGGATGTCGTTCAGTCGATCTTGCCCGGAGACCGGATCGAAAAAATCAGCTTACAGTAA
- the gcvT gene encoding glycine cleavage system aminomethyltransferase GcvT, with amino-acid sequence MKTTPLTELHQALGAKMAPFAGYLMPISYAGIQEEHKAVRERAGLFDVSHMGEFIVKGKQALDLIQYVTSNDVSKLAIGQAQYSCLPNRDGGIVDDLLVYRLDEDQCAEGEQAYMLVVNAANIDKDWDNIQQFAGQFDTRIVNISDQSALLALQGPKAAEILQSLTDVDLSQLKYYHFTKGPVAGVDNVIVSATGYTGAGGFELYFNNQHAIRLWEAIMEAGKSEGIMPVGLGARDTLRLEMGYCLYGNDIDDTTSPLEAGLGWITKLKKGAFVGKEKIEFLKEQGISRRLVGFTVQDRRVPRHDYLLFSTEGNEIGRVTSGTMSPTLGIPIGMGYVPAELAQPGSEIQVQAGSKLLAAVVTKLPFLTD; translated from the coding sequence ATGAAAACGACACCTTTAACAGAATTGCACCAGGCGCTGGGCGCAAAAATGGCACCTTTTGCCGGCTACCTTATGCCTATTTCTTATGCCGGAATTCAGGAAGAACATAAAGCAGTCAGGGAACGCGCCGGATTATTTGATGTTTCCCACATGGGCGAGTTCATTGTTAAAGGAAAACAGGCTCTTGACCTGATCCAATACGTAACCTCCAACGATGTTTCCAAACTGGCCATTGGCCAGGCGCAATATTCCTGTCTGCCCAATCGTGACGGCGGAATCGTCGATGACCTGCTCGTTTACCGGCTCGATGAAGATCAGTGCGCGGAAGGTGAGCAGGCCTATATGCTGGTGGTCAATGCTGCCAATATTGATAAGGACTGGGATAACATCCAGCAGTTCGCCGGTCAATTTGATACCCGGATCGTCAATATATCCGATCAGTCCGCATTATTGGCATTGCAGGGCCCCAAAGCTGCTGAAATCCTTCAGTCGCTGACCGATGTCGACCTGAGCCAGCTGAAGTATTATCATTTTACGAAAGGCCCGGTTGCCGGGGTTGACAATGTAATTGTCTCGGCCACGGGGTATACGGGCGCCGGAGGATTTGAACTTTATTTTAATAATCAGCACGCCATCCGGTTGTGGGAAGCAATTATGGAAGCGGGCAAATCCGAGGGCATCATGCCGGTTGGGTTAGGAGCCCGGGATACCTTGCGCCTCGAGATGGGATACTGCCTTTACGGGAACGATATTGACGATACTACTTCACCCCTGGAAGCTGGCTTGGGATGGATCACGAAGCTCAAGAAAGGAGCTTTCGTCGGCAAAGAGAAGATCGAGTTTTTGAAAGAACAGGGTATATCCCGCAGATTGGTCGGATTTACGGTGCAGGACAGGAGGGTTCCCCGTCACGATTACCTGCTATTTTCCACTGAAGGAAATGAGATAGGCCGGGTCACCTCGGGTACCATGTCTCCAACATTGGGAATACCGATCGGTATGGGTTATGTGCCGGCAGAATTGGCACAACCCGGCTCGGAAATTCAGGTTCAGGCTGGCAGTAAATTACTTGCTGCAGTGGTAACGAAATTGCCTTTTCTTACCGATTGA